The following are encoded in a window of Candidatus Rhabdochlamydia porcellionis genomic DNA:
- a CDS encoding tyrosine-type recombinase/integrase, with product MSSAYKDKTKTLPFMNAEIIELEERHKLNYKQVVEIKNERLWQALSKVNLRTAIIEWIETITNPCTKSSYTTSMKELLERGFLNPNWSLQVFGILSTNTIVDQIKVQTVYIKNKAAESAKREWSIRTKEARISCLLAFTRYLSRKTEGIITKATPNRIGLEKTFSPPSKKVKTEALSRAQLNRFLEELEQINPRDALIAKLCLHGAKRINEVLSLEIYHIDFEKRQILFKQSKSKLTDDFTIINFEKEGARALLLKLKDYIQTRKGLVFLTKNNKGVKKTQVDRNFSKAGRNAQIPFRVSAHNLRTTAITLWKEDGFSDSLIMKASGHSSSEMVHRYDRTDIADNVTSKSYLL from the coding sequence TTGTCTTCTGCTTACAAAGATAAAACAAAAACTTTGCCGTTTATGAATGCAGAAATAATAGAATTAGAAGAAAGACACAAACTCAACTACAAACAAGTCGTTGAAATTAAAAATGAAAGACTTTGGCAAGCTCTTTCTAAAGTTAATTTACGCACTGCAATCATCGAATGGATTGAGACAATTACAAACCCCTGCACTAAAAGTTCCTATACAACTTCCATGAAAGAGTTATTGGAAAGAGGGTTTTTAAACCCAAATTGGAGTTTGCAGGTATTTGGAATATTATCTACAAATACGATTGTTGATCAAATAAAAGTTCAAACGGTTTACATAAAAAACAAAGCGGCAGAAAGCGCAAAACGGGAATGGTCAATTCGAACCAAAGAAGCCCGTATTAGCTGCTTGTTAGCATTCACAAGATATTTATCAAGAAAAACAGAAGGGATCATAACCAAAGCAACCCCTAATAGAATCGGTCTAGAAAAGACTTTTAGCCCTCCTTCCAAGAAAGTAAAAACAGAAGCTTTGAGCAGAGCTCAACTTAATCGATTTTTAGAAGAGCTGGAACAAATTAATCCAAGAGATGCCTTAATTGCAAAATTGTGTTTGCATGGAGCAAAGAGAATTAATGAAGTGCTCTCTCTAGAGATCTATCACATTGATTTTGAAAAAAGACAAATCTTGTTCAAACAGTCAAAAAGTAAGCTAACAGATGATTTTACAATTATTAATTTTGAAAAAGAAGGAGCACGAGCTCTGCTTCTTAAATTAAAAGATTATATACAAACGAGAAAAGGTCTCGTCTTTCTTACAAAAAACAATAAAGGAGTAAAAAAAACTCAGGTAGATCGAAATTTTTCAAAAGCCGGAAGAAATGCACAAATTCCCTTTCGAGTAAGTGCTCATAATTTAAGAACTACCGCTATTACTCTTTGGAAAGAAGACGGTTTTAGCGATTCTTTAATTATGAAAGCAAGCGGTCATTCTAGTAGCGAAATGGTTCATCGATATGATAGAACAGATATTGCTGATAATGTAACCAGTAAATCTTATCTTTTGTAG
- a CDS encoding ParA family protein produces MRKICIALSKGGVAKSSTAVSVSHGIALSGKKVLLIDTDDQGQDAFLLGVKPKHSLADVLNEQIHVEQALFQAREGLWILSGGRGLSGVKRAIGRKDFSSEQTLSESLCSIEGKFDFVIIDTSPSWDTLTINALFYCLEVLTPVSLEVLTLNSLVEFAERLKSVQKFNRRLQHAYLLPTFWDRRVKKSSEILEQLKKYYSKQICEPVKYSVRISEAAGFGKTIYEYAPSSSGAKDYQKTVERILNYGR; encoded by the coding sequence ATGAGAAAAATTTGTATAGCCCTTTCCAAGGGAGGAGTTGCTAAAAGCTCAACAGCCGTTTCTGTTTCTCATGGCATTGCTTTGTCCGGAAAAAAAGTACTTTTAATTGACACAGATGATCAAGGGCAAGATGCATTTTTATTGGGAGTAAAACCAAAGCATAGCTTAGCAGATGTTCTTAACGAGCAAATCCATGTTGAACAAGCCTTATTTCAAGCTAGAGAGGGGCTTTGGATTTTATCTGGGGGAAGAGGATTATCCGGAGTAAAGAGAGCAATAGGTCGAAAAGACTTTAGCTCTGAGCAAACACTTTCCGAGTCTCTTTGTTCTATTGAAGGAAAATTTGATTTTGTGATCATTGACACTTCACCAAGTTGGGATACACTTACAATTAATGCTTTGTTCTATTGCCTAGAAGTACTCACCCCTGTTAGTTTGGAAGTACTCACCCTTAATAGTTTAGTCGAATTTGCAGAAAGATTAAAAAGCGTACAGAAATTCAATAGAAGATTGCAGCACGCTTATTTACTGCCTACTTTCTGGGACCGAAGAGTAAAAAAATCTTCTGAGATTTTAGAACAACTTAAAAAATACTATTCAAAACAAATTTGCGAGCCAGTTAAATATTCAGTACGCATATCTGAAGCAGCTGGTTTTGGCAAAACAATTTACGAATATGCCCCTTCTTCTTCAGGAGCAAAAGACTATCAAAAAACAGTAGAAAGGATACTTAATTATGGTCGATAG